In the Sedimentisphaera cyanobacteriorum genome, CGCTGCCTTTATCGTTTCTCTTAACCTGCCCGGCCTTCCAGTTGAGCTTGCCCAGCGGAAATCTGCCTGGTATCCCCTTGAACCAGAGGTATGTGTTTTTCAGTGAATAGGCCTTTCCTGCTTCGAGCCTTGATACAGGAGCAAGGGCGAGGAACGGGTCTTCTTCGCTTCCGCGTTTGTAGTAGCCGTTCAGACGGGCATACTTGATAGAAGCCCCTTCATTGGTAAGCTGAAGCTCGAACTGGTATGGAGAGTCTTTCTGTACAGACCCGAGAATATAATCTCTCTGTTCTTCTCCCGAGGCGGAAAGCTTTGTGAAGTCTATTTCAGGGCGGCCTGAGTTTTCTTCGCCGTCAGTTTGACCTTCATTTTCTGCGCTGAAGGCTGCTGAGGCAGTAAAGAGGACAGCCGCCAGTAGGAGCAGTAATTTGCCCAAAGTTTTATCCGGTGAATATATATTGTAAGCTTTGTTATTCATTATCTTCCTTCAATAAGTCTATCGGCTTCGAAGTTGTCGAGCATTGGGATGCTGTAAATCTTTTCGGAAATGTTGGCAATATCGTATTCCAGCCGTACAAAATACACCTTGTTGTCCTGCACGTAAGCATAGCTTGCTCTTTTATCTCTGTCTCTTGGCTGGCCAACTGAACCAACGTTTATAATAGCCTTTTCCTCAGGCTCAATCGGGTAGTAATCTCCGAGTTCATCGGGCGTGTAGAAGTCCGGGTCTTCCAGAAACACGCCAGGCAGGTGTGTATGCCCGATGAAGCAGATATTTTTTACGTTGTCAAAAAGCGAGGTAACCTTCGCAGGCGAGGTGAAGATGTCGTCAGGGAAAACGTATTCATTTATCGGCCTTCTCGGCGATGCATGAACCATATCCACATTAATTTTCTGCCCTTCAGCTTCCAATCCGAAGCTGTATCTCATCGGCAGTCCTGCAAGAAAGCTCCATCTTTTTTCAGCCAGCTTCACTTCTTTTTCCGTGCAGAGCTGCTCGCGAGTCCAGTATGCAGCGAGCTCTGCGCCGTAGTTGAAGTTCGTAGGCTCGTAAAGCACTGCATAATCGTGGTTGCCCATTATGCAGGTATCTGTTTTCTCTATGATAAGATCAAGGCATTCAAACGGATAAGGCCCGTATCCCAAAACATCCCCAAGGCAGATAATTTTCTTTATGCCTCTGTTTTCGATGTCCTCGAGTACTGTGTTTAATGCTTCAATGTTTGAGTGAATATCGCTGATAATTGCAAACATAGCTATTTCCGATTATTCTTCAAAGGTTTCCATAAATTTGACCGCTGCTTTATCAAGGCATCCGGCCGAGCCGGGGATTATGTCTGCTTTCTTGTGATACTTTTCTATAGGGCTTGCTGCCATACGTGCAAGCGAACTGCTGCAGATTACCTCTAATCCGTCTGAGCCGATCCAGCTAGAGCGCATTACGGTGAAGCTCATCATCATTGCCGAGATCACATCCGCCTCTTCACGCTCAAGATTGAGGCTTATCGGAGCAAGACTCGAAAAGGCCTGATAAGCCTTAGGCCCGTAGAGGCCGAACATCGCTGTATTCTCCGTAATATCCCTTACAGCAGTCCCGCCGCCTGCAGCTTCATCTTTGAGAAGTTTTAAAACGCTCGCGTTATTTGCCGGATGGCTTATAACAAGCGCCTTCCCGCCGGCAGTTACTGTTCTAACCACCCCGCAGGAGAGTCTGCTGAAACTGCATTCGCCTTCGCGGAGCTTCCCGCCTGCGAGCTTCTCAGCGAACTGCTTGAAGCCTTGGCCTGTAATCTCGAATCTTCCGAATGGAGTAAGGTCGAATGCTATGTTCGATTTGAACAGGGCATCTTCGCACGAAGGGAATTCCGGAAAATCTGCAGGCATATTCCATCCGTAGTATTCGGAGAAAACTGCACCGAACCTCTCGTAAAGCTCTGTAAGAGGGCTGATTTTTAGCATAATCTACAATTTTAATTTGGTTTAATAAATTTTAAGGCTGCACCGAAATGCAAAACATAAACAACCCCAGATTATGGTTTATTTGGCTTGCGAATCAACACTGTTTATAAAATTTTCGCCTGCCTTTGTATAATTATTTTATATCAGCCGGCATATAAGGTCGTAATCGCTTGTATCGGCAACTTCCGCCTCAATAAATTTTCCGGGTTCAATCTGCTTTTCCGGAACTGCGCACACGCTGTCTATCTCAGGGGCCTGGCCGTAATACCGTGCCTGCGTATAGTCTTCGCAGAAGCCTTCGGTTAGCAGGGTTAGCTTTTTGCCCTGCATATTGCGGTTTTTTCGGAAGGCGATTTCCTGCTGGGCTCTCATAATCTGACCAACCCTTTTCTGCTTTATCTCTTCAGGCAGCTGATTATCCATCCTGCCTGCGGGGGTGTCTTTTTCGGGGCAGAAGGCAAACGCGCCGAGTGCATCAAATTCTGCCCATTTTATAAATTTGAGCAGTTTATTGTGTTTTTCTTCAGTCTCGCCCGGATAACCCGATATCACAGTTGTTCTGAGTACAGGCTTATCCAGCTTCGCCCTTATCTTTTCAATAAGCTCGGCAGTTT is a window encoding:
- a CDS encoding metallophosphoesterase family protein; this translates as MFAIISDIHSNIEALNTVLEDIENRGIKKIICLGDVLGYGPYPFECLDLIIEKTDTCIMGNHDYAVLYEPTNFNYGAELAAYWTREQLCTEKEVKLAEKRWSFLAGLPMRYSFGLEAEGQKINVDMVHASPRRPINEYVFPDDIFTSPAKVTSLFDNVKNICFIGHTHLPGVFLEDPDFYTPDELGDYYPIEPEEKAIINVGSVGQPRDRDKRASYAYVQDNKVYFVRLEYDIANISEKIYSIPMLDNFEADRLIEGR
- a CDS encoding aminomethyltransferase family protein, producing MLKISPLTELYERFGAVFSEYYGWNMPADFPEFPSCEDALFKSNIAFDLTPFGRFEITGQGFKQFAEKLAGGKLREGECSFSRLSCGVVRTVTAGGKALVISHPANNASVLKLLKDEAAGGGTAVRDITENTAMFGLYGPKAYQAFSSLAPISLNLEREEADVISAMMMSFTVMRSSWIGSDGLEVICSSSLARMAASPIEKYHKKADIIPGSAGCLDKAAVKFMETFEE